One window of Candidatus Nanosynbacter sp. HMT-352 genomic DNA carries:
- the rplQ gene encoding 50S ribosomal protein L17, whose translation MHRHGYQGRKFGRERDQRRALLKGLATSLVEYGKIETTLPKAKELKRHIEKIITKAKKGDLASRRQVIAALSTRAAAYKLVDEIAPQLSGRTSGHVRVERTRLRVGDGAQMAIIEFVDDIKPMPKEGK comes from the coding sequence ATGCATAGACACGGATATCAAGGGCGCAAGTTCGGCCGCGAGCGTGATCAGCGACGAGCCCTACTCAAAGGTCTGGCTACCAGCTTGGTTGAGTACGGAAAGATCGAGACCACCTTGCCAAAGGCTAAGGAACTAAAGCGTCACATTGAAAAAATCATCACCAAGGCTAAAAAGGGCGACCTAGCTAGCCGACGTCAGGTGATTGCAGCATTAAGCACACGCGCCGCTGCTTACAAACTAGTTGATGAAATCGCGCCACAGCTAAGTGGTCGAACCAGCGGACACGTTCGCGTTGAACGAACACGTTTGCGAGTCGGCGACGGCGCTCAAATGGCGATCATCGAGTTTGTTGACGATATTAAACCAATGCCAAAGGAAGGAAAATAA
- a CDS encoding DNA-directed RNA polymerase subunit alpha has product MAKAIYNPALASVDDISATSATFLIEPLHPGYGNTLGNSLRRVLLSSVRGGAVVAFRIEGATHEFTTVEGIKEDVVDIMLNLKNVHLRVFTDDPVELRIEKTGAGEVTAADIKTNADVEVVNPEQVIATIDDPNKHLVMDLVVEAGCGYQTIEESSEKRLHSDMIAIDAMYSPVLRVRYKVDSTRVGQETNLDKLAITVETNGTITPREAFEEAAAILVNQYTALAGNTMVTGAPALGAAKEDEESELAMPIEELNLSARTTNALINNEIRTIRDLVTLTEQDLRELKGFGSKALDEVRDKMAELEF; this is encoded by the coding sequence ATGGCAAAAGCAATTTACAATCCAGCACTCGCGAGCGTTGATGATATTTCAGCAACCAGTGCTACTTTTCTAATCGAGCCACTTCACCCAGGCTACGGTAATACTCTTGGTAACTCATTGCGACGCGTTCTATTGTCAAGCGTTCGTGGTGGCGCGGTTGTAGCTTTCAGGATTGAGGGCGCAACTCACGAGTTTACCACTGTTGAGGGCATCAAAGAAGATGTTGTCGACATTATGTTGAACTTGAAAAACGTTCACCTGCGCGTATTTACTGACGATCCAGTTGAACTGCGCATTGAGAAAACTGGCGCTGGCGAAGTAACTGCCGCTGACATTAAAACTAATGCTGACGTTGAAGTTGTTAACCCAGAGCAAGTAATTGCTACAATCGACGACCCAAACAAGCATTTGGTTATGGATTTGGTAGTTGAGGCAGGTTGCGGTTACCAGACAATTGAAGAGTCAAGCGAAAAGCGTTTGCACAGCGACATGATTGCTATCGACGCAATGTACTCGCCAGTTCTGCGCGTTCGCTACAAAGTCGACTCAACTCGTGTTGGTCAGGAAACGAACTTGGATAAATTGGCAATCACTGTTGAAACTAACGGTACAATCACACCTCGTGAGGCGTTCGAAGAAGCAGCAGCGATTCTCGTCAACCAATACACAGCTTTGGCTGGCAACACGATGGTAACTGGCGCGCCAGCACTTGGCGCAGCTAAGGAAGACGAAGAGTCAGAGCTAGCAATGCCAATTGAAGAGCTAAACTTAAGCGCCCGCACGACGAACGCGCTAATTAACAATGAAATCCGCACTATTCGCGATTTGGTAACTTTGACCGAGCAAGATTTGCGAGAATTGAAAGGTTTCGGTTCAAAGGCACTAGACGAAGTACGTGACAAGATGGCGGAGTTGGAGTTTTAA
- the rpsD gene encoding 30S ribosomal protein S4, whose translation MARDNSPIVKQSRREGYALHPKAHKILAKKSGIPGQHAHGRQNKPSLYATQLREKQKVRRLYGLVEKQFARLMDEATRAQEGLAGENLLKLLERRLDNVVYRSGFAVSRRAARQLVSHGHFELNGRRVDIPSIRVKAGDVITVRPKSTKSEYFTRIDDVINNSVQGPLSWLKADSKKLKIEVTGLPKREEAEADINEQLIVEYYSR comes from the coding sequence ATGGCACGAGATAATTCACCAATTGTCAAGCAAAGCCGCCGCGAAGGTTATGCGCTTCATCCAAAAGCACATAAAATTTTGGCGAAAAAATCTGGTATTCCAGGTCAGCACGCACATGGTCGTCAGAATAAGCCAAGTCTATATGCTACACAGCTTCGTGAAAAGCAGAAGGTTCGTCGCTTGTACGGTCTAGTCGAGAAGCAGTTTGCTCGCTTGATGGACGAAGCAACACGCGCTCAAGAAGGTTTGGCGGGCGAAAACTTGTTGAAGCTATTAGAGCGCCGTTTGGATAACGTTGTTTATCGTTCTGGATTTGCCGTATCGCGCCGCGCAGCTCGTCAACTAGTTAGCCACGGACACTTTGAATTGAACGGCCGACGCGTCGATATTCCATCGATTCGCGTTAAAGCTGGCGATGTCATCACGGTTCGTCCAAAGAGTACCAAGTCAGAGTACTTTACGCGAATTGACGATGTAATCAACAATTCAGTCCAAGGCCCACTAAGCTGGCTAAAAGCTGATAGCAAGAAGCTGAAGATTGAAGTAACTGGTTTGCCAAAGCGCGAGGAAGCAGAAGCTGACATCAACGAGCAATTAATTGTTGAGTATTACTCACGATAA
- the rpsK gene encoding 30S ribosomal protein S11, with the protein MADAKSTKKKQRRSVPAGQLHIQATFNNTIVTFSDKKGNVLTASSAGACGFRGSKKGTAYASQVAAEKAAEAAKTQYGLKSVDVFVKGVGLGRDAAIRAVSAFDISVESIKDVTGVPHGGVRPRKARRA; encoded by the coding sequence ATGGCAGACGCAAAATCTACCAAGAAGAAGCAGCGCCGATCAGTCCCAGCTGGTCAGCTGCACATTCAGGCAACATTTAACAATACTATCGTTACTTTTTCCGACAAGAAGGGTAACGTACTAACCGCTTCGTCAGCTGGTGCATGTGGTTTCCGTGGAAGCAAAAAAGGTACAGCCTATGCTTCACAGGTTGCTGCTGAAAAAGCTGCTGAAGCTGCGAAAACTCAATACGGCTTGAAGTCTGTTGACGTTTTCGTGAAAGGTGTCGGTTTGGGACGTGATGCCGCTATTCGTGCGGTCAGCGCCTTCGACATCTCAGTAGAAAGCATTAAGGACGTAACTGGCGTGCCTCACGGTGGTGTTCGTCCACGAAAGGCACGGAGGGCATAA
- the rpsM gene encoding 30S ribosomal protein S13, translating into MARIAGVVIPTEKQVQIALTYIYGIGPKHASSILAAAKIEPTTRVKDLTEAEENKIREIIDSEYTVEGDLQRLVANNIKRLKDINAYRGLRHKAGLPTRGQRTRTNARTRKGRAIAVGGTQPKAASKT; encoded by the coding sequence ATGGCTCGAATTGCTGGGGTAGTTATCCCAACAGAGAAGCAGGTGCAAATTGCGCTCACCTATATTTACGGTATTGGGCCAAAGCACGCTTCGAGCATCCTTGCGGCGGCTAAAATTGAGCCGACCACTCGGGTGAAAGATCTCACCGAGGCTGAAGAAAACAAGATTCGCGAAATTATTGACAGCGAATACACCGTTGAAGGTGATCTCCAGCGCTTGGTGGCAAATAATATTAAGCGCTTGAAGGATATCAACGCCTATCGCGGTCTTCGCCACAAAGCAGGACTGCCAACACGCGGACAGCGGACTCGTACGAATGCACGAACTCGCAAGGGTCGCGCCATCGCCGTGGGCGGTACACAACCAAAAGCAGCAAGTAAGACCTAA
- the rpmJ gene encoding 50S ribosomal protein L36 encodes MKVRAGVKKISPDDKFVRRKGRLYIINKKKPKNKQRQG; translated from the coding sequence ATGAAAGTTCGTGCAGGTGTGAAAAAAATCAGTCCCGATGATAAGTTCGTTCGCCGCAAAGGCCGACTATATATCATCAACAAGAAAAAACCTAAGAATAAGCAAAGGCAGGGTTAA
- the infA gene encoding translation initiation factor IF-1, whose product MASQKEVIKMVGKVVEALPNTQFKVELENGHSIIAHISGRMRKHYIRLVPGDKVEVEMTPYDLTKGRISFRLRDDRPQGR is encoded by the coding sequence ATGGCGAGTCAAAAGGAAGTCATCAAAATGGTAGGAAAGGTAGTGGAAGCACTGCCTAATACTCAATTTAAGGTGGAACTGGAGAATGGCCATAGTATCATCGCGCACATTTCAGGACGAATGCGCAAGCATTACATCCGTCTGGTGCCTGGTGATAAGGTTGAGGTTGAGATGACCCCTTACGATCTTACAAAGGGACGAATCAGCTTCCGCCTACGTGACGATCGACCTCAAGGTCGGTAG
- the secY gene encoding preprotein translocase subunit SecY: protein MNWRIIFRSLKNKDMQKRLFIVVGIIVVYRLLAHIPVPLAEPTQLRNAISSVLGQSDLGGILNLLSGGALSSFSLVLVGLSPFITASIIIQLLTKAIPRLEELHKDGESGRRKIQQWTRVITVPLAIVQSIAFIFILRQTVLQGGSTTLADPTMMEWIVSITSMTAGSVLLMWLGELITEQGIGNGISIVIFAGIISQLPQMLASLISSLFNTSSGSLNVFNWFTLPVNPVMFWTILIMSIAGLIVLYFLVKINEAQRVITINYAKRVHGNSNYGDVKSILPVKLIAAGVIPVIFAVAFLSLPQFVGQVMKASGNADLLPTANKLITWFQAPSAGSFTGSTAEAFIYPTLYFILVIAFTYFYTGIVFNANEIAENLQKQGGFIEGVRPGAQTEKYLMRTVNRLILFGSIVLGIVAILPFVAEYLTYNLTGLQGLRLSIGGTGILIVVSVALETLRQVNSRALMVTYDDFDPDELLDSDKKKSKKRRLFKKK, encoded by the coding sequence ATGAATTGGAGAATAATTTTCCGCTCGCTGAAAAATAAAGATATGCAAAAACGACTATTTATTGTCGTGGGAATAATCGTTGTTTATCGATTATTGGCGCACATTCCAGTACCATTGGCAGAACCAACGCAACTGCGTAACGCGATTTCGTCGGTGCTTGGGCAATCTGACCTCGGTGGAATTTTGAACTTGCTATCTGGCGGCGCGTTGTCGAGCTTTTCTCTGGTATTGGTCGGACTTAGTCCATTCATTACCGCCAGTATTATCATTCAGCTTCTAACTAAAGCCATTCCAAGGCTTGAGGAATTGCACAAAGACGGCGAATCTGGACGCCGAAAAATCCAGCAATGGACGCGTGTTATTACCGTGCCGCTTGCTATTGTCCAGTCAATCGCTTTCATTTTCATCTTAAGGCAAACAGTTCTTCAAGGCGGCAGTACGACATTAGCCGACCCGACGATGATGGAATGGATCGTTTCAATCACTTCAATGACGGCAGGTTCTGTCCTTCTGATGTGGCTCGGTGAGTTGATCACTGAGCAGGGAATCGGCAACGGTATTTCTATCGTGATCTTCGCTGGTATCATCAGCCAATTGCCACAAATGCTCGCGTCATTAATCTCCTCGCTGTTCAATACTTCATCTGGCAGCTTAAACGTCTTCAACTGGTTCACTCTCCCTGTAAACCCAGTTATGTTCTGGACGATATTAATCATGTCAATCGCCGGACTCATCGTCCTTTACTTCCTAGTTAAAATCAACGAAGCTCAGCGCGTCATTACAATTAACTACGCAAAGCGTGTTCACGGAAACAGTAATTACGGCGATGTAAAAAGCATTTTGCCGGTTAAATTGATTGCTGCGGGAGTTATTCCGGTCATCTTTGCTGTTGCATTCCTAAGCTTGCCACAATTTGTTGGTCAAGTTATGAAAGCGTCTGGTAACGCCGATCTTCTGCCGACCGCCAATAAATTGATCACTTGGTTCCAAGCTCCAAGCGCGGGCTCGTTTACAGGAAGCACCGCTGAAGCGTTTATTTACCCAACGCTATACTTTATTCTGGTTATCGCCTTTACATATTTCTACACTGGAATCGTCTTTAACGCTAATGAAATTGCCGAAAATTTGCAGAAGCAAGGCGGATTTATTGAAGGCGTGCGTCCGGGCGCTCAGACTGAAAAATACCTTATGAGAACTGTCAATCGCTTGATTTTGTTCGGTTCAATTGTCCTAGGAATCGTGGCTATTTTGCCATTCGTCGCGGAATATCTCACGTACAATTTGACAGGCTTGCAAGGTTTGCGTTTGTCAATCGGCGGTACGGGAATCTTAATTGTCGTATCAGTTGCCCTTGAAACGCTGCGACAAGTCAACTCTCGTGCGCTGATGGTTACATATGATGACTTTGACCCAGACGAGCTGCTTGATAGTGACAAAAAGAAGAGTAAGAAGCGTCGTTTGTTTAAGAAAAAATAA
- a CDS encoding OmpA family protein translates to MQQQPEIPSTPPITPPPNPEFPQNYPPKKSKLWLWVTLVVVGVLATIGIVVAIVLMSNKTTPSKDTNISHKEAIKPKDEKKSEGKKQNLAKSNSKCLTSADFRKAGYGYMKDGSFTLSDGKYNFKNVFFNADSTQYTYEEIAVDELAKLGSLYKSNSQKEFSIELIGQTYESSKTSAGTKLAIERADKVKQGLVSQGFPESKIIISEPKIASHDSSDDTADRNVTIYLVVPQECSEK, encoded by the coding sequence ATGCAACAGCAACCTGAAATCCCATCAACTCCACCAATTACGCCACCACCAAACCCAGAATTTCCCCAAAATTATCCACCAAAGAAAAGTAAATTATGGCTATGGGTTACACTGGTAGTCGTGGGAGTACTGGCGACAATCGGAATAGTGGTGGCAATCGTCCTTATGTCAAATAAAACCACTCCTTCAAAAGACACGAATATTTCGCACAAAGAAGCAATCAAGCCTAAAGACGAGAAGAAAAGCGAAGGCAAAAAGCAGAATTTAGCTAAATCAAATTCAAAATGTTTGACGTCTGCTGATTTTCGAAAAGCCGGCTATGGCTATATGAAAGACGGCTCTTTTACGCTTAGCGACGGTAAATATAATTTTAAAAATGTTTTCTTCAATGCGGATTCGACGCAATATACATACGAAGAAATTGCCGTTGACGAACTAGCTAAACTGGGGTCGCTATATAAATCAAATAGTCAAAAGGAATTTTCAATTGAGCTGATCGGTCAGACGTATGAAAGTTCGAAGACAAGTGCTGGCACAAAATTAGCCATAGAGCGCGCCGATAAAGTCAAGCAAGGACTAGTCTCGCAAGGTTTTCCTGAGAGTAAGATTATTATCTCTGAGCCAAAAATCGCCAGCCACGACAGTAGCGATGACACCGCCGACAGGAATGTGACTATTTATCTAGTCGTGCCACAAGAATGTAGCGAAAAATAG
- the rplO gene encoding 50S ribosomal protein L15 translates to MKYNDLQVSANRNKKRVGRGIAAGQGKTAGRGTKGQNARTGKKLRVMFQGGQRPLAQAVPKARGFKSLRTPAQVVYMDHLNAFDGKTVDNALLFTEGYIATPFHTVKVIARGELKAKVDLKVQAASASVVAAIEKAGGSFEKVATPLRQSAKEAEEK, encoded by the coding sequence ATGAAGTACAATGATCTCCAAGTTTCAGCAAACAGGAATAAAAAGCGCGTTGGTCGCGGTATTGCTGCTGGTCAAGGTAAAACTGCTGGTCGCGGTACTAAAGGTCAGAACGCCCGAACAGGTAAGAAGCTTCGCGTAATGTTCCAGGGTGGTCAGCGTCCACTAGCTCAAGCTGTGCCAAAGGCTCGCGGGTTCAAGAGCTTGCGAACTCCAGCTCAAGTTGTGTACATGGATCACTTGAACGCATTTGACGGCAAGACCGTTGACAATGCTTTGTTGTTCACTGAAGGCTATATCGCAACTCCTTTCCACACGGTTAAGGTGATTGCTCGCGGTGAATTGAAGGCTAAGGTTGACTTGAAAGTACAAGCCGCCTCAGCGTCAGTTGTTGCTGCTATCGAAAAAGCTGGTGGCTCATTCGAGAAAGTAGCTACACCTCTACGCCAAAGCGCGAAAGAAGCTGAAGAGAAATAA
- the rpsE gene encoding 30S ribosomal protein S5, with protein MAEQAANTTPRAEGRRPRNPRGGRRDDRRNVRDDAPKEFEELVINIDRVSRVVKGGRRFRFKALVVVGNRKDKVGVGVAKGADVQAAVAKATSVAKKHLITLPLNGETIPHDSEVKFSGARVLIKPAAPGTGIIAGGVVRQIIGVTGVRNLLTKSLGSTNKVNIAYATIEALKSLVPRDQWLSAQPVKKVAKKEAK; from the coding sequence ATGGCAGAGCAAGCTGCAAATACTACCCCACGTGCAGAAGGTCGTCGACCTCGAAATCCACGTGGTGGTCGCCGCGATGACCGGCGAAATGTGCGCGATGACGCACCAAAAGAGTTTGAAGAATTGGTAATCAACATTGACCGCGTTTCTCGCGTGGTTAAAGGTGGTCGCCGCTTCCGATTTAAGGCTTTGGTAGTTGTTGGTAACCGCAAAGATAAAGTTGGTGTCGGCGTTGCTAAGGGTGCGGACGTTCAAGCCGCAGTCGCTAAGGCTACGTCAGTCGCTAAAAAGCACCTAATTACATTGCCATTAAACGGCGAAACAATTCCGCACGACAGCGAAGTTAAATTCTCTGGCGCACGCGTATTGATCAAGCCAGCTGCTCCTGGTACCGGTATTATCGCTGGTGGTGTAGTTCGCCAAATTATCGGCGTAACGGGTGTCCGTAACCTATTGACCAAATCTCTTGGCTCAACCAACAAGGTTAACATTGCTTACGCGACTATTGAAGCTCTAAAGTCATTAGTTCCACGCGATCAATGGCTAAGCGCTCAGCCTGTAAAAAAAGTTGCTAAAAAGGAGGCTAAATAA
- the rplR gene encoding 50S ribosomal protein L18 has product MAENKKLLNRALRKNRVRAKVSGTAKRPRLTVTISNLHVSAQLIDDVAGKTLAAATTVGAKATGTMTEKSAAIGTEIAKKAKKIKISAVVFDRNGRQYAGRLKALADAARQEGLEF; this is encoded by the coding sequence ATGGCTGAAAATAAGAAGCTACTCAACCGCGCTCTTCGCAAAAACCGCGTTCGCGCTAAGGTTTCAGGCACGGCAAAGCGCCCACGCTTGACAGTTACTATTAGCAATTTGCACGTTAGTGCGCAATTGATTGATGATGTAGCCGGCAAGACATTGGCTGCAGCAACTACGGTTGGCGCAAAAGCGACTGGCACGATGACTGAAAAAAGTGCTGCTATCGGTACTGAAATTGCTAAAAAAGCAAAGAAAATTAAGATTAGCGCAGTAGTGTTTGACCGAAATGGTCGTCAATACGCTGGCCGCCTAAAGGCTTTGGCTGATGCTGCGCGCCAAGAAGGATTGGAGTTTTAG
- the rplF gene encoding 50S ribosomal protein L6: MSRIGKLPVIIPAGVTITVDSGDVVVKGPKGELKQFITPAVEVKVEDGQVTVHPKDESKVARSQHGLMRALINNMVIGVTKGYEKRLEVNGVGFRVSSSNNELEMALGFSHPVKYKAPEGVTVTNEKMIIVVSGINKQQVGQVAAEIRALKKPEPYKGKGIKYVDEQILRKAGKTGK; this comes from the coding sequence CTGAGTCGAATCGGAAAACTGCCGGTGATTATTCCGGCCGGTGTGACAATCACGGTTGACTCTGGTGATGTGGTCGTTAAAGGACCAAAGGGTGAATTGAAGCAATTCATCACACCAGCAGTTGAGGTGAAAGTCGAAGACGGACAAGTCACGGTACATCCTAAGGACGAGTCCAAAGTAGCCCGTAGTCAGCATGGTCTGATGCGCGCGCTAATCAACAACATGGTAATCGGTGTAACCAAAGGTTATGAAAAGCGCCTAGAGGTTAACGGTGTCGGTTTCCGCGTTAGTTCAAGCAACAACGAGCTAGAAATGGCACTTGGATTTTCACATCCAGTCAAATACAAAGCCCCAGAAGGCGTAACTGTTACCAACGAAAAAATGATTATCGTTGTTAGCGGTATCAATAAACAACAAGTCGGCCAAGTTGCAGCGGAAATCCGCGCCTTGAAGAAGCCTGAACCATACAAGGGCAAGGGTATCAAGTACGTCGACGAGCAGATTTTGCGTAAAGCAGGAAAGACAGGTAAGTAA
- a CDS encoding non-canonical purine NTP pyrophosphatase: MTATILFATRNPGKYAEFIAAFHKFAPQTSIISLADLDYQIPDCIETGATFEQNALLKAQHTRNHLHENDKNLIIIADDSGMEIEALNGEPGVFTRRWNGHEMSDQEIVDYCLKKLEGKTNRRAQYTTCFVINFPNGREKVIFGENSGIILTEPREESRLKGMPFRELFFVPELNMMFHEVRELPKLKRNGYLLGHEVAVEKCANVIQRDLFGSV, from the coding sequence ATGACAGCAACTATACTTTTCGCCACCAGAAACCCAGGCAAATACGCAGAATTTATCGCCGCGTTTCATAAATTCGCTCCGCAAACGTCAATTATTTCGTTGGCAGATTTGGATTATCAAATCCCCGATTGCATAGAAACGGGCGCGACATTTGAACAAAACGCCCTATTGAAGGCGCAACACACAAGGAATCATTTACATGAAAATGATAAAAATCTGATAATTATCGCCGATGATTCTGGTATGGAGATTGAAGCCCTAAATGGCGAGCCTGGCGTATTTACAAGACGCTGGAATGGTCATGAGATGAGTGACCAAGAGATTGTAGATTATTGCCTGAAGAAGCTTGAAGGTAAAACAAACAGGCGAGCGCAATACACAACGTGTTTTGTGATAAATTTTCCCAATGGTCGTGAGAAAGTGATTTTTGGAGAAAATTCCGGCATTATCTTAACCGAGCCACGTGAGGAATCTCGACTTAAAGGAATGCCGTTTCGGGAATTATTTTTCGTGCCCGAACTTAATATGATGTTTCACGAAGTGCGCGAGCTACCGAAGTTAAAGCGTAATGGATATTTACTCGGGCATGAAGTTGCGGTCGAAAAATGCGCTAACGTGATACAGAGAGATTTATTTGGCTCTGTATAG
- a CDS encoding NUDIX hydrolase, with the protein MDTIRKTIKARTWKDGKEIHSEDQTLPVNQVYAWLFTHDNKIAIVSKDGRKWQLPGGKPNKHETYLQTIVREVAEETGINTDSVSSQYKFFGYYDILETDSLKNDDEYLQLRVSLKLNKNADEYILHQQNEDEEQMQEEQIRYAKFVTVDELTQHIPWASESAELQAAIQSQINLSVSR; encoded by the coding sequence ATGGATACTATAAGAAAAACTATTAAAGCACGCACCTGGAAGGATGGTAAAGAAATTCACTCAGAAGATCAGACTCTTCCGGTAAATCAGGTATATGCTTGGCTTTTTACTCACGATAATAAAATAGCCATCGTATCTAAAGATGGTCGAAAGTGGCAGCTGCCCGGCGGAAAGCCAAATAAGCACGAGACTTACTTGCAAACCATCGTACGTGAAGTGGCAGAAGAGACGGGAATTAATACAGATAGCGTGTCTAGTCAGTATAAGTTCTTTGGCTATTACGATATCTTGGAAACAGATAGCTTAAAAAATGATGACGAGTACTTACAACTTCGGGTTAGTCTGAAACTTAATAAGAATGCCGATGAGTATATCTTACATCAACAGAACGAGGACGAAGAACAAATGCAGGAAGAGCAGATACGGTATGCTAAATTTGTGACAGTTGACGAACTCACACAACACATTCCATGGGCAAGTGAGAGCGCGGAGTTGCAGGCAGCTATACAGAGCCAAATAAATCTCTCTGTATCACGTTAG
- a CDS encoding NUDIX hydrolase, which yields MGAGALKDIKSAYRVAVKGLVRDELGRLLFVQERSDSWDLPGGGLEHGEDITEALKREFLEELETDIEVAAENPLIIPTWNTKFDDPVLVIAYKVTLLTTPRKTDEVSNFNYFDVHEIKQERLDSTLIGNLSKIYQIDR from the coding sequence ATGGGAGCTGGAGCGCTAAAAGACATAAAGTCAGCATATCGAGTAGCGGTAAAGGGATTAGTACGCGATGAATTAGGTAGGCTACTGTTTGTTCAAGAGAGAAGTGATTCATGGGACCTTCCTGGCGGTGGGCTGGAACATGGTGAGGATATTACAGAAGCGTTGAAACGAGAGTTTCTGGAAGAACTAGAGACAGATATCGAAGTCGCTGCAGAAAATCCCTTGATCATCCCAACTTGGAATACGAAGTTCGACGACCCCGTTTTGGTTATTGCCTACAAAGTTACTCTATTAACGACACCTCGTAAAACAGATGAAGTTTCAAACTTTAACTATTTTGATGTTCATGAGATAAAACAAGAGAGGTTGGATTCTACTCTAATAGGCAATCTTTCAAAGATATATCAAATTGACCGATAG
- a CDS encoding uracil-DNA glycosylase family protein, with translation MIEQKTFGQKVIEFNKKLSKISMELPDDFKIINPFNGSQKEIVNEISTTFYKRFYNDCNKRRIILGSSPARRGTAVTGVPFEDAEHLQKETGILIDKFYINKSSSGFLYDVIEKYGGCKKFYSDFYMNFVCPVGIVRANSKGNEVNCNYYDSKKLQETLYSLIVSSIRAQIDFGIDTSVCYCIGSGDNYTFLSKINKKYNFFDEIIPLEHPRFIMQYNSKHKYEYFEKYLTALKQNHGKEKEIAYS, from the coding sequence ATGATTGAACAAAAAACATTCGGCCAGAAAGTAATAGAATTTAATAAAAAATTATCTAAAATATCAATGGAATTACCGGATGATTTTAAAATTATAAATCCGTTTAATGGAAGTCAAAAAGAAATAGTAAATGAAATTTCAACAACGTTCTACAAAAGGTTTTACAATGATTGTAATAAACGTCGTATAATATTAGGAAGTTCACCAGCACGTCGAGGAACAGCTGTTACAGGGGTGCCATTTGAGGATGCGGAACATCTTCAAAAAGAAACTGGTATTTTGATTGATAAGTTTTATATTAATAAATCATCTTCAGGTTTTTTATATGATGTAATTGAAAAATATGGTGGATGCAAAAAGTTTTATTCGGATTTTTATATGAATTTTGTCTGTCCTGTTGGTATAGTTAGAGCCAATTCAAAGGGGAATGAGGTTAACTGTAATTATTATGATAGTAAAAAATTACAAGAAACATTGTATTCTTTGATTGTTAGTTCAATACGGGCACAGATTGATTTTGGAATCGATACTTCTGTGTGTTATTGCATAGGAAGTGGAGATAATTATACATTTTTATCTAAAATAAACAAAAAATATAATTTTTTTGATGAAATCATACCTTTGGAGCATCCGAGATTTATAATGCAGTATAATTCTAAACATAAATATGAATATTTTGAAAAGTATTTGACAGCTTTAAAGCAAAATCATGGCAAAGAAAAGGAGATAGCATATAGTTAA